From Nymphaea colorata isolate Beijing-Zhang1983 chromosome 6, ASM883128v2, whole genome shotgun sequence, a single genomic window includes:
- the LOC116256693 gene encoding uncharacterized protein LOC116256693, translating to MVLVIIHGLLASLSLYMHPGARDGHTLPGEEPFLPFPYRITSNREIALFTAAMASLLLHSSLRRLRLTSPTVSGGVKAYSQVVTSEGVRRTSSGVGAKARSTADEFDRLHAEKMAKSTKERVKVEIRQHAMEAAGKNPQISKEKVINDIEV from the exons ATGGTTCTCGTCATTATCCACGGGCTCCTGGCTTCCTTGTCCTTATATATGCATCCAGGAGCCAGAGATGGCCACACGCTTCCAGGAGAAGagcctttccttccctttccttatCGTATCACATCTAATAGGGAAATTGCGCTCTTCACGGCAGCGATGGCCTCGTTGTTGTTGCACTCCTCGCTTCGCCGTCTTCGTCTTACTTCTCCAACCGTCTCTGGAGGTgtcaag GCGTACAGCCAGGTGGTCACATCGGAAGGAGTAAGGAGAACCAGTAGCGGCGTTGGAGCCAAAGCAAGATCTACAGCCGATGAGTTTGATAGGCTTCACGCTGAGAAGATGGCAAAGTCCACGAAGGAGAGAGTGAAGGTGGAGATAAGGCAACATGCAATGGAAGCTGCGGGTAAAAATCCTCAGATATCCAAGGAGAAGGTGATCAATGACATAGAAGTATGA